The following proteins are encoded in a genomic region of Thunnus maccoyii chromosome 8, fThuMac1.1, whole genome shotgun sequence:
- the LOC121901535 gene encoding NLR family CARD domain-containing protein 3-like codes for MKSDRSMYEPLNFKPGQPADGRIQQQRPDSPGPEPSCVSFKSNQLKENFLDFKGVHPSADQIVDQESTEVPSGQAAQQHQTHLDSIFMKMQKVLSSDYPECLESQREDEEVLDDEEEEQRRRSREAFQKITLHFLRRMKQEELADRLQNKSPAMFNHKLKSNLKKKFQCVFEGIAKAGNPTLLNQIYTELYITEGGTAEVNDEHEVRQIETASWKTDRPETTIRHEDLFEVSPGRDEPIRTVMTKGVAGIGKTVLTQKFTLDWAEDKANQEIHFTFPFTFRELNMLKEKKYSLVELVHHFFTETKEAGICRFEEFQVVFIFDGLDECRLPLDFHNNEILTDVTESTSVDVLLTNLIRGKLLPSARLWITTRPAAANQIPPECVSMVTEIRGFTDPQKEEYFRKRFRDEEQASTIISHIKTSQSLHIMCHMPVFCWITATVLEDALKSREGGELPTTLTEMYIHFLVVQSKLKKVKYDGGAETDPHWSPESRKMIESLGKLAFEQLQKGNLIFYESDLTECGIDIRAASVYSGVFTEVFRRERGLYQDKVFCFVHLSVQEFLAALHVHLTFFNSGVKLLAEEQTTSWWSEGFRGKSTHFYQSAVYEALQSPNGHLDLFLRFLLGLSLQTNQTLLRGLLTQTGSNSQTNQETIEYIKMKISENMSTERSINLFHCLNELNDHSLVEEIQQHLNSGSLSTDKLSPAQWSALVFILLSSEKHLDVFDLKKYSASEETLLRLLPVVKSSNIALLNGCSLSERSCAALSSVLSSQSCSLRELDLTNNNLRDSGVKLLSAGLESPHCTLKTLRSGFINLLN; via the exons atgaagagtgaccgGTCCATGTATGAACCTTTAAATTTTAAACCTGGACAACCTGCTGATGGAAG gATCCAGCAGCAGAGACCAGACTCTCCTGgacctgaacccagctgtgtgtcctttAAGAGCAACCAGTTGAAGGAGAATTTCCTTGATTTTAAAGGAGtacatccatctgctgatcaGAT AGTGGACCAGGAGAGCACAGAGGTTCCCAGTGGTCAGGCTgcccagcagcatcaaacacacctggactccatatttatg aagatgcagaaAGTTCTGAGTTCAGATTATCCAGAATGCCTAGAGAgtcagagggaggatgaggaggtttTGGAcgatgaagaggaagagcagaggaggagaagcagagaggcATTTCAGAAgatcacactgcacttcctgaggagaatgaagcaggaggagctggctgaccGTCTGCAGAACA AATCTCCTGCCATGTTTAATCATAAACTCAAGtctaacctgaagaagaagtttcagtgtgtgtttgaggggattgctaaagcaggaaatccaacccttctgaatcagatctacacagagctctacatcacagagggagggactgcagaggtcaatgatgaacatgaagtcagacagattgaaacagcatcctggaaaacagacagaccagaaacaacaatcagacaTGAAGACCTCTTTGAAGTCTcacctggaagagatgaaccaatcagaacagtgatgacaaagggagtggctggcattgggaaaacagtcttaacacagaagttcactcttgactgggctgaagacaaagccaaccaggaaatacacttcacatttccattcactttcagagagctgaatatgctgaaagagaaaaagtacagcttggtggaacttgttcatcacttctttactgaaaccaaagaagcaggaatctgcaggtttgaagagttccaggttgtgttcatctttgacggtctGGACGAAtgtcgacttcctctggacttccacaacaatgagatcctgactgatgttacagagtccacctcagtggatgtgctgctgacaaacctcatcagggggaaactgcttccctctgctcgcctGTGGATAACCACaagacctgcagcagccaatcagatccctcctgagtgtgtCAGCATGGTGACAGAGatcagagggttcactgacccacagaaggaggagtacttcaggaagagatttAGAGATGAGGAGCAAGCCAGCAccatcatctcccacatcaagacatcacaaAGTCTtcacatcatgtgccacatgccagtcttctgctggatcactgctacagttctggaggatgctttgaaaagcagagagggaggagagctgcccacGACtctgactgagatgtacatccacttcctggtggttcagtccaaactgaagaaggtcaagtatgatggaggagctgagacagatccacactggagtccagagagcaggaagatgattgagtctctgggaaaactggcttttgagcagctacagaaaggcaacctgatcttctatgaatcagacctgacagagtgtggcatcgatatcagagcagcctcagtgtactcaggagtgttcacagAGGTCTTTAGAAGGGAGAGAGGGTTATACCAGGACAAGGTGTTCTGCTTTGTCcatctgagcgttcaggagtttctggctgctcttcatgtccatctgacattcTTCAACTCTGGAGTCAAACTGCTGgcagaagaacaaacaacatcctgGTGGTCTGAAGGGTTCAGAGGCAAATCAACACATTtctaccagagtgctgtgtACGAGGCCTTacagagtccaaatggacacctggaTTTGTTTCTTcgcttcctcctgggtctttcactgcagaccaatcagactctcctCCGAGgtctgctgacacagacaggaagtaacTCACAGACCAATCAGGAAACAATCGAGTACATCAAGATGAAAATCAGTGAGAATATGTCtacagagagaagcatcaatctgttccactgtctgaatgaactgaatgatcattctctagtggaggagatccaacagCATCTGAACtcaggaagtctctccacagataaactgtctcctgctcagtggtcagctttggtcttcatcttactgtcatcagaaaaacatctggatgtgtttgacctgaagaaatactctgcttcagaggagactcttctgaggctgctgccagtggtcaaatCCTCCAACATAGCTCT ACTGAATGGCTGTAgcctctcagagagaagctgtgcagctctgtcctcagttctcagctcccagtcctgtagtctgagagagcttgacctgACTAACAACAACCTGCgggattcaggagtgaagctgttatctgctggactggagagtccacactgtacactcaaaactctcaggtcaggattCATCAACCTGCTCAACTGA